From Alloacidobacterium dinghuense:
CCGCCTGTATTCTCGCGTTCTTTGCGATCCAGGGAGCAATTCCTGGTATAGCTCCAAACGAAGCAAACGAGATGACCAATACGGCGGCTACTGGTCTAAGCAAGATTGTTGGCATCGGAGCGCAGATTCTGGTGAATGGTGGAATTTGCGTTCTTTTGCTTTTGCATCTGCGCCGTCTGCGACGTTTTGCGTTCTCCTTGCAGTGGGCAGTCTTCATTGCGGCTTTTGCTGTCTGCTCAACACTGTGGTCCCAAGATGCTTTGACAACTCTTCGGCGGTCCATTCCGTTTGCGCTGGCTACCTTGTTTGCCCTGTACTTTGCATCAAGATTTCAGACTGGGCAGCAGCTATCGATTTTGGTGAGCACAATGGCCGTATTGGCTCTTGTAACGATCTGTCTGGCGTTATTTGTGCCATCGATTGGAATGGAAGCATCCAGAGGACATTTCGGCAATTGGCAGGGAGTCTTCACGCAGAAGAATGCCTGTGGACGTGCGATGGTATTTAGTTCGGCGGCGCTGCTTTCTATTGGCCGCGTAAATGTCAGGCGTCTTGTTTACTTTCTGCTGTTCTCATTTGTGCTCGTGATGAGTGGATCTCGTGCAGCCTGGATGATTGAGGGGGGCTTGCTGTTTGGCTACGGCCTATTGCGTCTCCTGGAACGCTTCCAGCCATGGAGTCGTGCGCTTGCCTTGCTTGTTGCAGCGTTCGTTGTGGCAACTTCAGCTATCGCTGCGTGGATGTATTTCCCGGTGCTTACTGACTTACTAGGGCGAGACGCGACTCTGAGTGGGCGAACGGCGATCTGGCAACAGGTGTGGGCAGCAATCCTTAAGCATCCGATGTTGGGCTATGGCTTCGCTGCATTCTGGCAGGGCATGAAGGGCGAGTCATACAACGTCATTCTCGCATTGCGTTTCGTGGTCTTCCATGCGCACAATGGCTTTCTCCAAATCTGGCTCGAACTCGGCGCTGTCGGCCTACTGCTGTTTCTCTTGAGCTACTTGCGTGCTTGGCGCAAGCTCTGGCCAATTCTGCAGTCAGAGAGTATGAGAAGTTCATTTTGGATGATCTTTGTGCTCCTCTTGGTGGGCGTGTATGACTTGGACGAAAATACACTGCTCACATTCAATGGCCTCTTCTGGGTCTTGTACGTTAGTGTGTTGGCCAATCTAGAAATCCTGGCACGTGAACACATGGAGCGGCGGCGATTCGCCCTTGGGCCCGCGAAGTTGGCTGCGTGCCTACGCACGCCATGATCTAGATCGGCATGGTGACGACGCAGATCGTTTACGCGGACGCTGACATGTGCTCAGCGGAAGTAACCGGCCGTTTTTACCGTCCTGAACTGGATGTTCTCCGTTTCTTCGCGTTCTTCGCGGTTTATCTCTGTCATAGCATTTCGAACGATACTGTGGCAGGAACTTCAACGACAAACAGCAATAGCCTGATTCACGTATTAGCTGCAATCAAAGATGCGGGGAACTTTGGAGTCTGCCTCTTCTTCATGCTCAGTGCCTTTCTTATCACTGAGCTTCTGCGCCGTGAGCAGAAGGCGCATGGAAGTATTGAAGTGGGTGCCTTTTACCTGAGGCGCATGCTTCGCATCTGGCCGCTGTATTTTGGTATTACCATTGTTTATTTCCTGGGTGGACGGTACTTTCATGCAATGCGCATGGAGTCAGGCCGAGTCCTTGCGTACTTCTTCTTAGCGGGAAACTGGTACATTGCGCTTCATCCCTGGATACAAACGCCTCTGCGCTCTCTCTGGAGCATTTCAGTAGAAGAGCAGTTCTACCTAGCGTGGCCTCTACTGGCCAGGTTCGGTGGCGTGCGATGGCTTACCAGCGCGTCTATCGGGGTCGTTCCAGTTTCAATATTGACCATATGCGTTATATCCGTTGACTCGATGTATGCACACAATACAGTATGGCTGAACAGCTTTACTCAGTTTCAATTCTTTGCCTGGGGTGCGCTGCTTGCGCTTGCCTTGAACGGAGGTACACCTAAAATCGGCCATATGGCTCGGTGCGCATCGGGATGCGCAGGTGTCGGGTTGTGGTTGCTCGCAGCGTACGCGACCGGAATCAAACGGCCGGGAGTGCAAGCCTCTTGCTTGCAATTCTGCCTAGGTTATGAGCTTGTCGCATCCGGATGCATATTGCTATTGCTCGCGGCGTTGGGTGCGCCAAGACGGCGTGTCCCTGCATGGGTAATCTACCTCGGCAAGATTTCTTTCGGATTGTACGTCTTTCATGAAACAGCATTCTTAATTGTCGATGAGGTACAAAAGCATTCAACCAATTCTGTACCTTCTTTTGCGGCTTGGACGTCTCAACACTCTGCGCTCAGTCTGATACTCAACAAGGCGTTGGCTTTCTGCGTAACAGTTCTGCTGGCTATGCTGTCCTATCACTTCTGGGAGAGCCCATTCTTACGACTCAAACAAAAAATTACCCGAGTTCAATCACGAGGCACTTAATGCAATCGAGAAGAGTACTCGTCTACCGCAACGAACTTCTCCCACCGTCTGAGACCTTTGTCCTTTCGCAGGCACGCGCGCTTCGAAGATTTCAACCCTTGTTTGCAGGCCTTGAGCGGGTACGTGGCGGTCTGGATTTGACTACGCACCCGGTCATTACCTTGTGCAGGTCCGAGGCATGGCATGAAAAAGCTAAGCGCAGAATCTTCCTGAGAACGGGACGAAGCCAGAAACTCACCGCTGTAGTAGCGAAACAAAATTCTCAAGTCGTACATGCGCACTTTGCTATCGATGCATGCGCTGTGTTGCCTGTCGCGAAGGAGCTGAGAGTTCCACTCATCGTGACCTTACATGGATATGACGTCTCGTGTACCGACGAATTTCTGAAGGTCTGGCCAACGACCAGAACGTATTTACGGCGCAAAGAAGAGCTGTGGGAGTATGCAACATTGTTTGTCTGCGTTTCCGAGAGCGTTCGTCGGCGTGCACTTGTTCGCGGCTTTCCCCAACAGAAGCTCTGGGTCCACCGGATCGGCGTGGAACTTTGTAGCAAGAAACAGCGAGAGGAAAAGCGCGATCCAAGATTAGCGCTTTTTGTTGGCAGGCTGGTTGAAAAGAAAGGGTGTATTCATTTGATCCGCGCGATGAGTGGCGTGCAGAAAGCCATCCCTGAAGCCCGGCTCGCCATCGTTGGAGATGGGCCCTTGCGGAGAGCATTGGAGCACGAGGCTGCATTGCATTCAAGCAATATCGTTTTTCTCGGTCATCAATCGCATGCAATTGTGCGGCAGTGGATGCGACGAGCCAGTGTGCTGGTAGCCCCGAGCGTTCCAGCAAGTAGCGGTGATTGCGAAGGTCTGCCAACGGTGCTCTGCGAGGCCCAAGCTGAAGGCTTGCCTGTGGTCGCATTCGCTACGGAAGGCGTTACAGAAGCCCTGCCAGCGGATCGGCGAAACTCTCTGCCGAGGGCGGGTGATGTTTCCGGTTTATCTCAGGAAATCATTCGCTTTATGGAGGACGATCGGATCTGGCAACAAATAAGTGACGCAGGAAAATACTACGCTGGACTTCACTTTGACCTGGCGGCGCAGACGCACTTGCTCGAGAACAAGTACGAAGAGGTGATTGCGAGGGGGCATGCCTGAGTCGGCCAGCTTGCAGAGGAATACGCTATGGATGATTGCAGGCCATGGAGTGTCTCTAGTTTTTCAGGCTGCATATTTCATCCTGATCGGCCGAACGCTCGGAAGCCATGATTACGGAGCATTTGTCGGTGTTGTCGCTCTCGTCAATGTTCTCAGTCAATTTAGCAGCTTAGGAATGGAAATGATTCTCGTGCGCAATATCAGCCGGGTGCGCGAGTCATTCTCGACCACATGGGGCAGCGCTCTGCTAATTAGTGCCTGCGGATTTGCAGTGCTTCTCATTTTGGCTATAGCAATCGGTCATTTCACTCTTAAACCAGAATTGCAACGGCTGATTCCCTATATTGCGCTGTCTGACGCTTTGTTCGGAAAGATCTGGCAACTTTCAAGCCGCGCCTTTCAAGGGGCAGGCATGTTGACACATACTGCGAGATTAACAGCGCTTTCGAATATCACCCGTGCGGTGTCCGCTTTGGGGCTGTTTCTTCTGGTGTTGGTTACGCATTGTCATGCTGATGCGCTCTTGTGGACGCGGATTTATTGGCTTTCCTCACTCGCAACAGCCATCGTCTCTTTCAGCTGGGTTACAAGGTCTTTGGGATGGCCTGCCTTCGCACGTATCCAAATGTGCGATCTAACGGATGGTTTGAGCTTTTCGCTGTCCAGTTCTTCGATTTCTGTTTATAACGACATCGATAAGACTTTGTTAGCAAGCATGGGTCAGCTGCAGGCAGCGGGGATATACGCCGCGGCCTACAGAATTATTGATGTTGCCAGCGTTCCAATTTACGCCATCTATACAGCGGCCACGCCGCGCTTTTTCCGCGAGGGCGGGCGCAGAGTGTGTAATGCATCTGCGCTTGCCGGGCGATTGTTGCGCCGGACGATTCCGTATGGTGTCGTCATGGCTCTGTTGCTCTTCGCAGGCTCTTCATTTTTACCCCTTGTATTTGGGAGATCGTTTCGGGGCTCGGTGGAGGCGTTGCGATGGCTGTGCCTGCTGCCGCTGATTCGCGGGCTACACTACGCATGGGGGACGACTATCACTGGATCCGCGTCACAATGGTATCGAACAGCCACTCAACTGGGAGCCGCAGGAATGAATCTGCTTCTCAATGTCGCGCTGATTCCACGCTGGTCATGGCGAGGAGCAGCCATAGCTAGTTTGCTTACAGATGCCGCCTTGGCCGCAGGGAGCTGGGTTGTTTTGCAATATCTTCGGGCTAAAGAAGACGCGCGAACAATTGCGATTACGCAGCTTGTGTGATCGCAGATTGCGCCTATCTTAGAATTCTGCCGATTCGGCGGTCGAAATTTCTTTGTCTTTTATCTTTGGACAGCCAAAGAGACGGAAGCTTGCCACCTTGCGCAGGCGAAAAGGGGAATGATTGTCGCCAGGAAGCTTGATGCGGAAAAGATCGGCATCTGTAACCGTATCGAGCACAAAGGCGGGACGCGTATCCGGCGAATCGTAGGCAATCTCAACGTTTGTAAGCTCGATATTGTTTACGTGACGAATATAGAATCCGTGTGCGGGCATCGGGCCGAACATGTGCGGGTCAGGGTAGCCGACTTCATTTTCGGCGGGTTGAAGCGCTGCCATCTCCGCCGTTCCGCCACCTTGATGATGCAGGTAAACATTGCTGATCTTCAAATCGGTGATTGGATGGTCGGGGATTCCACTGATGATCGCCGCGTATTTCGAAACCGCGTTGTAGCTGACGATATTGCTGAGGATGATTCGGCGGCAATTGCCGATGGGAACGCCCTTCGGGCCTCGCATCCGGCTGCCAAGACGAATAAAGATGGGCGCTTCAGAGATATCGCGCATGGTGATGTTGGTGAATGCTATGTCTTCCAGCAGCGCGCCATCTTCACTTTCAAGCGCAATGCCATTGCAGCCTTCGAAAACGCAGTTTGAAACAGTAATGTTCTTGAATCCGCCATTCGATTCGGTGCCGAATTTGATTCTTCCTGTTCGAGGCACGTGAAAGTCCGGCGGGAACTTCTTGAAAGTGCCGTCAAGCAGCGTTCCGAGCTCGTAGCTGCCGCTCAAGTAGCAATTCGTGATGGTTACATTCTCCGTCGCGCGGGCGTAACCCAGAGCAAACGAACTCTTCGGGCAGATGCCGTCGTCCCACGGCGAATTGACGGCGCAATTCGAGACGCGAACGTTCTTGCAGCAGTCGATATCGATGCCATCGCGATCGGTATCGATTTTTAGATTGTCGATGATCAGGTTATCTACGCCTGTAGCGAGGACGCCGAAGTGACCACCTTTCAGAATGGAGAAGTTAGCGAGCGTGACGTTGCGGCAGCTCTTGAGTGCGAGCGCCTTGTTGCCGATACGTGGTTCCTCGGCGCGCGGTTCTTCGCGTGAGCCACGGCTCAGGCCTTTGCCCCAGATAAGACCCGGGCCAAAGATGGATACATCGTGCAGATTTTCTCCCCAGATCAGGCTGTTGTGCCAATGGTTGTGGCCGTAGTCCTGGTAATCTTCCCAGGGAGCATTCGACTCAGCGGGGTCGTACCCGTCGCTGCGGTCGGTTGGAGTTTCGGCTGCAAGGATGGTCGCGCCTTGCATGATTTGGAGGGCAATGTTGCTTTTCAGACGGATGGAGAATGAATTGTAAGTGCCGGTGGGGAAGAGTACCGTGCCGCCGCCTGCATTGGCTGCTGCATCAATAGCCCGATTGATCGCGGGCGAGTCGATGGTCTTGCCGTCGCCGGTAGCACCGAAAGAGCGCACGTCATAAATACTGCCGTGGGGCTGGCCTGAGGCAGACTGCGCAACGAGGCTCATAGGGGCGAGCGCCCCCGCCGCTCCAATTGTGGTGTATTTCAGAAAATCGCGGCGCGGCTGTTGCATATGGTTCGCTCCCCCAAAGTGGTCTGACCTCTTAAAAACGATACATTACTCCCTGGAGATTTGTCCGCATGCAAATGCTCTAGGGAAGATTCTAAGGTGGAGCGTTCCCGGGTGCGGAACGCTCCGATTGGATTAGACCGCTTTCTGTAGCGTCGTCGCCACGTCAGAGATGGCAACGTCAGCGCTGGAAGAGGTGGCGCGCGTTACGATCTCGACTTTGCCTTCGGCAGTTTTTTTGCCAACGTTGATGCGGTAAGGAATTCCGATCAGATCGGCGTCCTTGAATTTGACTCCGGCGCGCTCCTCGCGGTCGTCGAGGAGGACGTCGAATCCAGCCCCTTCCAGATCTGCGGCAATCTGTTCGCCGACGGTTAACAGTGCGGAATCCGACACGTTCGTAATCGTCACCACAACCTCAAATGGAGCAATCGAACGCGGAAGCCAGAAGCCGTTGGCATCGTTGCTCTGTTCAATGGCCGACGTCAAAATGCGCTCGATGCCGATGCCATAGCTACCCATGATCGGAGTTACCTCCTTACCGTTCGGGTCAAGGACACGTGCACCCATGCTCTCAGAGTACTTATAGCCCAACTTGAAGATATGGCCGATCTCAACTGCTTTTGCCACCTTCAGCGGAGAGCAGCATTGCGGGCAACTTTCGCCCTCAACCACACTGCGCACGTCCGCGGCAATCGTCCATTTGAAATCGCGTTGAGGCGTCACGTTTCGATAGTGATAGTCGAGCTTGTTGGCGCCGCAGACCATGTTCTGGCGCCCTTCGAGAGCGTGGTCAAGGATGACTATGACGCCCTCTTCACCGATGGCCTTAGCGGGAACCAGACCGATTGGTCCGAGGAAGCCTGCCGGACCGTGGATGTAGCGGTCGAGTTCTTCTGGCTGCATCGGCCTCAAGTCGGATGCTTTAATCAGACCAAGCAGCTTTGTTTCGTTGACCTGGTGATCGCCGCGCAGAAAGACAACCACCGGGCTCCAGACTGATTCGCCCCTGGCTTTCTTTGTTTCTGCCATATAGGCGACGCACTTGATGTCCTGCGCTTCAGAGATATTGAAGAACTTCGCGACATCAGCAACTGCTGCGATACCCGGAGTTGTAACCAATTCCGGCATGCCGTCCCCAGTTGCATCAAGCTCAGTGACAGGCGAGAGCTGCGAAACTGCCTTTTCAAGGTTGGCAGCGTAGTGGCATTTGGGGCAGCTAACGATGATGTCCTCGCCTGCATCGGTATAGACCATGAATTCCTGCGACTGCGAGCCGCCCATAGCGCCGGAATCGGCTTCGACGGCAACAAAATTCAGTCCGCAGCGCGTGAAGATGGCGCGATACACCTGATCGTGCAGGTCAAAGCTCTTATCGAGACCAGCCGCGTCCAGATCAAAGGAGTAGCTATCTTTCATGATGAATTGCCGGAC
This genomic window contains:
- a CDS encoding proline--tRNA ligase; protein product: MHRWSKLFIPTLREAPADAEVASHKFLVRSGYIRQLGAGIYSYLFLGQRSINKIIGVVRAEMDKIGQEFLLPAIHPSTIWEESGRWTAIGQNMFRLQDRKGAWLSLGFTHEEVMTDIARKELRSYKQLPQIWYQIQTKFRDEPRPKSGLLRVRQFIMKDSYSFDLDAAGLDKSFDLHDQVYRAIFTRCGLNFVAVEADSGAMGGSQSQEFMVYTDAGEDIIVSCPKCHYAANLEKAVSQLSPVTELDATGDGMPELVTTPGIAAVADVAKFFNISEAQDIKCVAYMAETKKARGESVWSPVVVFLRGDHQVNETKLLGLIKASDLRPMQPEELDRYIHGPAGFLGPIGLVPAKAIGEEGVIVILDHALEGRQNMVCGANKLDYHYRNVTPQRDFKWTIAADVRSVVEGESCPQCCSPLKVAKAVEIGHIFKLGYKYSESMGARVLDPNGKEVTPIMGSYGIGIERILTSAIEQSNDANGFWLPRSIAPFEVVVTITNVSDSALLTVGEQIAADLEGAGFDVLLDDREERAGVKFKDADLIGIPYRINVGKKTAEGKVEIVTRATSSSADVAISDVATTLQKAV
- a CDS encoding glycosyltransferase, translating into MQSRRVLVYRNELLPPSETFVLSQARALRRFQPLFAGLERVRGGLDLTTHPVITLCRSEAWHEKAKRRIFLRTGRSQKLTAVVAKQNSQVVHAHFAIDACAVLPVAKELRVPLIVTLHGYDVSCTDEFLKVWPTTRTYLRRKEELWEYATLFVCVSESVRRRALVRGFPQQKLWVHRIGVELCSKKQREEKRDPRLALFVGRLVEKKGCIHLIRAMSGVQKAIPEARLAIVGDGPLRRALEHEAALHSSNIVFLGHQSHAIVRQWMRRASVLVAPSVPASSGDCEGLPTVLCEAQAEGLPVVAFATEGVTEALPADRRNSLPRAGDVSGLSQEIIRFMEDDRIWQQISDAGKYYAGLHFDLAAQTHLLENKYEEVIARGHA
- a CDS encoding O-antigen ligase family protein; this translates as MTNTAATGLSKIVGIGAQILVNGGICVLLLLHLRRLRRFAFSLQWAVFIAAFAVCSTLWSQDALTTLRRSIPFALATLFALYFASRFQTGQQLSILVSTMAVLALVTICLALFVPSIGMEASRGHFGNWQGVFTQKNACGRAMVFSSAALLSIGRVNVRRLVYFLLFSFVLVMSGSRAAWMIEGGLLFGYGLLRLLERFQPWSRALALLVAAFVVATSAIAAWMYFPVLTDLLGRDATLSGRTAIWQQVWAAILKHPMLGYGFAAFWQGMKGESYNVILALRFVVFHAHNGFLQIWLELGAVGLLLFLLSYLRAWRKLWPILQSESMRSSFWMIFVLLLVGVYDLDENTLLTFNGLFWVLYVSVLANLEILAREHMERRRFALGPAKLAACLRTP
- a CDS encoding acyltransferase family protein, producing MVTTQIVYADADMCSAEVTGRFYRPELDVLRFFAFFAVYLCHSISNDTVAGTSTTNSNSLIHVLAAIKDAGNFGVCLFFMLSAFLITELLRREQKAHGSIEVGAFYLRRMLRIWPLYFGITIVYFLGGRYFHAMRMESGRVLAYFFLAGNWYIALHPWIQTPLRSLWSISVEEQFYLAWPLLARFGGVRWLTSASIGVVPVSILTICVISVDSMYAHNTVWLNSFTQFQFFAWGALLALALNGGTPKIGHMARCASGCAGVGLWLLAAYATGIKRPGVQASCLQFCLGYELVASGCILLLLAALGAPRRRVPAWVIYLGKISFGLYVFHETAFLIVDEVQKHSTNSVPSFAAWTSQHSALSLILNKALAFCVTVLLAMLSYHFWESPFLRLKQKITRVQSRGT
- a CDS encoding rhamnogalacturonidase translates to MQQPRRDFLKYTTIGAAGALAPMSLVAQSASGQPHGSIYDVRSFGATGDGKTIDSPAINRAIDAAANAGGGTVLFPTGTYNSFSIRLKSNIALQIMQGATILAAETPTDRSDGYDPAESNAPWEDYQDYGHNHWHNSLIWGENLHDVSIFGPGLIWGKGLSRGSREEPRAEEPRIGNKALALKSCRNVTLANFSILKGGHFGVLATGVDNLIIDNLKIDTDRDGIDIDCCKNVRVSNCAVNSPWDDGICPKSSFALGYARATENVTITNCYLSGSYELGTLLDGTFKKFPPDFHVPRTGRIKFGTESNGGFKNITVSNCVFEGCNGIALESEDGALLEDIAFTNITMRDISEAPIFIRLGSRMRGPKGVPIGNCRRIILSNIVSYNAVSKYAAIISGIPDHPITDLKISNVYLHHQGGGTAEMAALQPAENEVGYPDPHMFGPMPAHGFYIRHVNNIELTNVEIAYDSPDTRPAFVLDTVTDADLFRIKLPGDNHSPFRLRKVASFRLFGCPKIKDKEISTAESAEF
- a CDS encoding oligosaccharide flippase family protein produces the protein MPESASLQRNTLWMIAGHGVSLVFQAAYFILIGRTLGSHDYGAFVGVVALVNVLSQFSSLGMEMILVRNISRVRESFSTTWGSALLISACGFAVLLILAIAIGHFTLKPELQRLIPYIALSDALFGKIWQLSSRAFQGAGMLTHTARLTALSNITRAVSALGLFLLVLVTHCHADALLWTRIYWLSSLATAIVSFSWVTRSLGWPAFARIQMCDLTDGLSFSLSSSSISVYNDIDKTLLASMGQLQAAGIYAAAYRIIDVASVPIYAIYTAATPRFFREGGRRVCNASALAGRLLRRTIPYGVVMALLLFAGSSFLPLVFGRSFRGSVEALRWLCLLPLIRGLHYAWGTTITGSASQWYRTATQLGAAGMNLLLNVALIPRWSWRGAAIASLLTDAALAAGSWVVLQYLRAKEDARTIAITQLV